One window of Candidatus Effluviviaceae Genus I sp. genomic DNA carries:
- a CDS encoding DUF4115 domain-containing protein, producing the protein MESVGELLRKARESQGKTVEEVAKVTRMTAGTIEALEDDRYNALPALVYVKSHIRAYARYLGLDEQTVLDRYLRFTQQQETAEPDEWDAVEMQRAQKRRTTSKRALWVVVAVVGAAVLIAVGIGLARRAASPPEPAAPAQEAPGAALRDTAIVWQKLSLTAAAKQRTWVRVVADGTSQGDVTLEVGERHTWQADREFVLDVGNGGGVDLYLNGEYLGTAGTGPRVVEDLVVNENGMSR; encoded by the coding sequence ATGGAGTCCGTGGGCGAGCTCCTGAGGAAGGCGAGGGAATCCCAGGGGAAGACGGTCGAAGAGGTCGCCAAGGTCACGCGGATGACCGCGGGCACGATCGAGGCGCTCGAGGACGACAGGTACAACGCGCTCCCTGCGCTGGTCTACGTCAAGAGCCACATCCGGGCGTACGCGCGGTATCTCGGCCTCGATGAGCAGACCGTGCTCGACAGGTACCTTCGCTTCACGCAGCAGCAGGAGACCGCGGAGCCCGACGAGTGGGACGCCGTGGAGATGCAGCGCGCCCAGAAGCGACGGACGACGTCGAAGCGGGCGCTGTGGGTCGTCGTGGCGGTCGTGGGCGCCGCCGTCCTGATCGCGGTGGGGATCGGGCTGGCCCGCCGCGCGGCGAGCCCGCCGGAGCCGGCGGCCCCCGCGCAGGAGGCGCCCGGCGCCGCTTTGCGCGACACGGCCATCGTCTGGCAGAAGCTCTCGCTCACCGCCGCGGCGAAGCAGCGCACGTGGGTGCGCGTGGTCGCGGACGGCACGTCGCAGGGCGACGTCACGCTCGAGGTCGGCGAGCGCCACACGTGGCAGGCCGACCGCGAGTTCGTCCTCGACGTCGGGAACGGCGGGGGCGTGGACCTCTACCTGAACGGCGAGTACCTGGGCACGGCGGGAACGGGCCCGCGCGTGGTCGAGGACCTCGTGGTCAACGAGAACGGGATGTCCCGGTAG
- the uvrB gene encoding excinuclease ABC subunit UvrB — MARPFRLVSGFQPQGDQGRAIADLVEGVRRGDRWQTLLGVTGSGKTFTMASVIAAFDRPALVMSHNKTLAAQLFAEFRAFFPENAVEYFVSYYDYYQPEAYVPVTDTYIEKDADVNEEIDRLRLKATASLLERRDVVIVASVSCIYGLGSPEAYRSMLVALSVGARVDRDEVLRRLVDIQYDRNDVDFARGTFRVRGDVIEVRPSYEERAIRIELAGDEVARLSVIDLVTRKTLEEMDAISIYPAKHFVTTQENIDRAVGRIEEELEGQLAAFRAEGKLLEAQRIETRTRFDIEMLREMGYCSGIENYSRHLAGREEGARPEVLLDYFPDDFLLFIDESHVAVPQVRGMFRGDRSRKETLVKYGFRLPSALDNRPLTFDEFEEFMRQVVFVSATPGDYELEKCQGVVVEQVIRPTGLVDPEIVVRPVTGQVDDLLEEIRREVEKGGRVLATTLTKRMSEDLTDYLHGLGVRVRYLHSDIDALERVEIIRGLRLGEFDVLVGINLLREGLDLPEVSLVAVLDADKEGFLRSDTSLIQTAGRAARNLCGRVILYADTITGSMERAIAETERRRVLQLAYNEKHGIEPRSIVKSVDEIMRATAVADAKTDVRRDVELIQLDPGLSRGEMIAVLEEQMMNAAARLEFEKAASLRDRIDEIKMSDLWSGERQPGEGGPRPRPQAHGTARGSMAAKGVLHGPGKGRKGRPAR, encoded by the coding sequence ATGGCGCGGCCCTTCAGACTCGTGTCGGGGTTCCAGCCGCAGGGCGACCAGGGCAGGGCCATCGCGGACCTCGTCGAGGGCGTCCGGCGGGGCGACCGCTGGCAGACGCTCCTCGGCGTCACCGGCTCGGGCAAGACCTTCACGATGGCGAGCGTCATCGCGGCGTTCGACCGCCCCGCGCTCGTCATGTCGCACAACAAGACCCTCGCGGCGCAGCTCTTCGCCGAGTTCCGCGCGTTCTTTCCCGAGAACGCCGTCGAGTACTTCGTGAGCTACTACGACTACTACCAGCCCGAGGCCTACGTCCCGGTCACGGACACGTACATCGAGAAGGACGCCGACGTCAACGAGGAGATCGACCGCCTGCGCCTCAAGGCGACCGCGTCGCTCCTCGAGCGGCGGGACGTCGTCATCGTCGCGTCCGTCTCGTGCATCTACGGCCTCGGCTCGCCGGAGGCGTACCGCTCGATGCTGGTCGCGCTGTCCGTCGGCGCGCGCGTGGACCGCGACGAGGTGCTGCGTCGGCTCGTGGACATCCAGTACGACCGGAACGACGTGGACTTCGCGCGCGGGACCTTCCGGGTGCGAGGCGACGTCATCGAGGTGCGGCCGTCGTACGAGGAGCGGGCGATCCGCATCGAGCTCGCGGGCGACGAGGTCGCGCGGCTGTCCGTGATCGACCTCGTCACGCGGAAGACGCTCGAGGAGATGGACGCGATCTCGATCTACCCGGCGAAGCACTTCGTGACCACGCAGGAGAACATCGACCGGGCGGTCGGGCGCATCGAGGAGGAGCTTGAGGGGCAGCTCGCGGCGTTCAGGGCGGAGGGCAAGCTCCTCGAGGCGCAGAGGATCGAGACGCGCACGCGGTTCGACATTGAGATGCTGCGCGAGATGGGATACTGCTCCGGCATCGAGAACTACTCGCGGCACCTGGCCGGGCGGGAGGAGGGCGCGCGCCCGGAGGTGCTCCTCGACTACTTCCCGGACGACTTCCTCCTGTTCATCGACGAGTCGCACGTCGCCGTGCCGCAGGTCCGCGGGATGTTCCGCGGGGACCGGTCGCGCAAGGAGACGCTCGTCAAGTACGGGTTCCGGCTTCCGTCGGCCCTGGACAACCGGCCGCTCACGTTCGACGAGTTCGAGGAGTTCATGCGGCAGGTCGTCTTCGTGTCGGCCACGCCGGGCGACTACGAGCTTGAGAAGTGTCAGGGAGTGGTCGTCGAGCAGGTCATCAGACCGACCGGCCTCGTGGACCCCGAGATCGTCGTGCGCCCGGTGACGGGCCAGGTGGACGACCTCCTCGAGGAGATCCGGCGCGAGGTCGAGAAGGGCGGGCGCGTCCTCGCGACGACGCTGACGAAGCGCATGTCCGAGGACCTCACGGACTATCTGCATGGGCTCGGCGTCCGCGTGCGCTACCTCCACTCGGACATCGACGCGCTCGAGCGCGTCGAGATCATCCGCGGGCTTCGGCTTGGCGAGTTCGACGTGCTCGTCGGCATCAACCTCCTCCGCGAGGGGCTCGATCTCCCGGAGGTGTCGCTCGTCGCCGTGCTCGACGCCGACAAGGAGGGGTTCCTGCGCTCGGACACGTCGCTCATCCAGACCGCGGGGCGCGCGGCGCGCAACCTCTGCGGCCGTGTCATCCTCTACGCCGACACCATCACGGGCTCGATGGAGCGGGCGATCGCCGAGACGGAGCGGCGACGGGTCCTGCAGCTTGCGTACAACGAGAAGCACGGCATCGAGCCTAGGAGCATCGTGAAGTCCGTCGACGAGATCATGCGGGCGACGGCGGTGGCCGACGCGAAGACGGACGTCCGGCGCGACGTGGAGCTCATCCAGCTCGACCCGGGGCTCTCGCGTGGCGAGATGATCGCGGTGCTCGAGGAGCAGATGATGAACGCCGCGGCGCGCCTCGAGTTCGAGAAGGCCGCGAGCCTGCGCGACCGCATCGACGAGATCAAGATGTCCGACCTCTGGAGCGGCGAGCGGCAGCCGGGCGAGGGCGGTCCGCGGCCGAGGCCGCAGGCGCACGGGACGGCCAGGGGCAGCATGGCGGCGAAGGGCGTGCTGCACGGGCCGGGGAAGGGCCGGAAGGGGAGGCCCGCGCGATGA
- the nadC gene encoding carboxylating nicotinate-nucleotide diphosphorylase, whose protein sequence is MTTLDAGTLDLVRRALAEDVGAGDVTTDATVAAGAVGRAAIVAKAAGVIAGLDVAEAVFRELDGDIVFGARVAEGARVAAGAVVATVRGRARAILTGERTALNFLQRLSGIATAASRYAAALEGTGARLLDTRKTAPGMRALEKRAVALGGGANHRMGLWDMALVKDNHIAAAGGVARAVERVKAARPDLAVEVEVTTLDGLREALAAGADRVMLDNMSEADMRDAVRAARAAPRPPEIEISGGVSLENVRALASLRPDFISVGAVTHSAPALDLSLTLETEGSG, encoded by the coding sequence ATGACGACGCTCGATGCCGGGACGCTGGACCTGGTCCGGCGCGCGCTCGCCGAGGACGTCGGGGCGGGCGACGTCACGACCGACGCGACCGTGGCCGCGGGCGCGGTCGGTCGGGCGGCGATCGTCGCCAAGGCCGCGGGCGTGATCGCGGGGCTCGACGTCGCCGAGGCGGTGTTCCGGGAGCTCGACGGGGACATCGTCTTCGGGGCGCGCGTCGCCGAGGGAGCGCGCGTGGCCGCCGGGGCGGTCGTGGCGACCGTGAGGGGGCGGGCGCGCGCGATCCTCACGGGCGAGCGCACGGCCCTCAACTTCCTCCAGCGGCTGTCTGGCATCGCGACGGCGGCGTCGCGGTACGCCGCGGCGCTCGAGGGCACGGGGGCGCGGCTCCTCGACACGCGGAAGACCGCTCCAGGGATGCGCGCGCTCGAGAAGCGGGCCGTGGCGCTCGGCGGTGGTGCGAACCACCGGATGGGCCTGTGGGACATGGCCCTCGTGAAGGACAACCACATCGCGGCCGCGGGCGGCGTCGCGCGGGCCGTCGAGCGCGTCAAGGCGGCCCGGCCTGACCTTGCGGTCGAGGTGGAGGTGACGACGCTCGACGGCCTCCGCGAGGCACTCGCGGCCGGCGCGGACCGCGTGATGCTCGACAACATGTCCGAGGCGGACATGCGCGACGCGGTCCGCGCCGCGCGCGCCGCCCCGCGGCCGCCCGAGATTGAGATCTCGGGCGGCGTGAGCCTCGAGAACGTGCGGGCGCTCGCGTCGCTCCGGCCGGACTTCATCTCCGTGGGCGCGGTCACGCACTCCGCGCCCGCGCTGGACTTGAGCCTTACGCTCGAGACGGAAGGGAGCGGGTGA
- a CDS encoding type III pantothenate kinase, with protein MLLAIDVGNTNVVIGVVDAGAIRRRWRITSDAARTADEHGMVLRQLCRQSGIDLSAISGAIVCSVVPALTASFVAMLEDVGGVEPVVVGPDLDLGIAIDYRDPREVGPDRLANAVGALSVVDGDAIVVDFGTATTFDVVSADRRYLGGAIAPGLLTSAETLFRKAALLHGVALDPPEVAIGRSTEESLRSGILIGAAGQVNEIVRRIAEEWGAEPTVVATGGLAERIAPLTEAIDIVEPDLTLRGLALIHERVKG; from the coding sequence ATGCTGCTCGCGATCGACGTGGGGAACACGAACGTCGTCATCGGGGTGGTTGACGCCGGAGCGATCCGGCGGCGCTGGCGCATCACGAGCGACGCGGCGCGCACAGCGGACGAGCACGGGATGGTCCTCCGTCAGCTCTGCAGGCAGTCCGGCATCGATCTGTCGGCGATCTCCGGTGCCATCGTCTGCTCGGTCGTTCCCGCGCTCACGGCGTCGTTCGTCGCGATGCTCGAGGACGTGGGCGGTGTGGAGCCCGTGGTCGTGGGGCCCGACCTGGACCTCGGCATCGCGATCGACTACCGCGATCCCCGCGAGGTTGGTCCCGATCGGCTCGCGAACGCGGTCGGGGCGCTGAGCGTCGTGGACGGCGACGCGATCGTCGTGGACTTCGGCACGGCGACCACGTTCGACGTCGTCTCGGCCGACCGCCGCTACCTTGGCGGCGCGATCGCCCCCGGGCTCCTGACCTCCGCCGAGACGCTCTTCAGGAAGGCCGCTCTCCTGCACGGCGTGGCGCTGGACCCGCCCGAGGTGGCCATCGGGCGCTCGACGGAGGAGTCGCTCCGGTCGGGGATCCTCATCGGGGCCGCCGGCCAGGTGAACGAGATCGTGCGCAGGATCGCCGAGGAGTGGGGCGCCGAGCCGACCGTCGTCGCGACGGGCGGCCTGGCCGAGCGCATCGCCCCGCTCACGGAGGCGATCGACATCGTCGAGCCAGACCTCACCCTGCGCGGGCTCGCTCTCATCCATGAACGTGTCAAGGGATGA